AACCTCTTGCGGCCTCTGATCTTTTCCGACCAAACGAGCCCGTATTTCGCCCGGCTTTTTCATGACTCCACCACCGCACGACAGCGCTACATGGCGCTTCTGGCCGGCGAGATCGAGTATCCGGAGCTCCTCCTGCTCACCCTGCGCCGCCTGCCCCTGCGCCTGCTGCGCGGCGTCCGGATCAGCCGAAGAGCCGCCAGCCCGCCAGCCAGCGGGTCAGGGTCGTGACGAAACAGGCTGCCGCAAAGACCAGCGCCAGCGCCGGAAAGGCGCCGGGAAACAGACACATGACCACAAAGAGCGCGATGGTCTCGCCGCCCTCGGTCAGCCCGCCGAGATAATAGATGCCCTTGGTGGGATAAGCTTCGGCCCGGATGCCGCGCCGCTCGGCGATCACCGAAAAGGCGAGAAAGGACGAGCCGGTGCCGACAAAGCTCGCCACGAGGATCAGCGCCGGCACCGCGTTGGCCGCCGGATCGGCCAGCCCAAACCCCACCGGGAAAAGCGCGTAAAAGACGAAATCCAGCGCGATATCGAGAAAGGCGCCCCGGTCGGTCGGCCCCGCCAGCCGCGCCACCTCGCCGTCGAGCCCGTCGGCCAGCCGGTTCGCCGCCAGCCCGGCCAGCGCCAGCCCGAAGAGCCCGAACGCGCCCGCCAGCACCGCCAGCAGCCCGCAGGCAAAGCCCGCCAGCGTGATCGCATCGGCCCCGATGCCAAGCCTGTGCAGCGCCCGCGCCGGCCCGTGCAGCAGACGCCGCTGAAGCGGCAGCAGTTTCGCGTCGAACATCTCCGGCCCTCCCGTTCCGGCAACTCAAACCTCCCGCGCTTGCAAGCGCAAGCGCGATCCCCGACACTCCGCGCCATGAGCGCCATGTCCCAGCCCCCCGACCCCGAAATCCGCCTGCGCCTGCGCATCCTGTTCGGCGACAGCGCCATGCTCGGCCCCGGCAAGGCGGATCTGCTGGAACTGATCCAGCAGACCGGCTCCATCGCAGCGGCAGGGCGGGCCATGTCGATGAGCTACAAGCGCGCCTGGAGCCTCGTCGAGGAAATGAACCGTGCCTTCCGTGCGCCCCTGGTGGAACGGACGCGCGGCGGCAGCAAAGGCGGCGGGGCGCATCTTTCCGAGACCGGGTTGCAGGTGCTCGACCATTACCGCCGCTTCGAGACCGCCGCCGCCACGGCGGGCGCCGAGGAGATCGCGGCACTGCAATCGCTGCTCGCCGATATTCCCGACGGGAAATAACGCTTGCCATCGCGATGTTGGCACGCGATATGTTTCGTAAAACATATCAAACCGGAGGGTTATCCATGTCCGCTGTTTTCCCCGCTCCCGTTCTGCGCGGCGCCACCGCCGCCATCGCCCTCACCACTCTGATCGCCGGTGCTGCCCAGGCCGATGACGTCACCGTCTTCGCCGCGGCGAGCATGAAGAACGCCATGGACGAGGTCGCGGAATGCTACGGCGAAGAGACCGGCAACAATGCCGTGGTCTCGCTGGCCGGCTCCTCGTCGCTGGCGCGGCAGATCCAGGCGGGCGCACCGGCGGATGTGTTCATCTCCGCCAATGTCGGCTGGATGGACACCCTGGAAGAAGAGGGCCTGATCGACGCCGAAAGCCGCACCGACCTGCTGGGCAATGCCATCGTGCTAATCGCCCATGATGCCGGCGCCACGCCGGTCGAGATCGCCCCCGACCTGCCGCTTGCCGACATGCTGGGCGAGGACAGGCTGGCCATGGCGCTGGTCGACGCGGTGCCCGCCGGCATCTACGGCAAGGCGGCGCTCGAGTCGCTGGAGCTCTGGGACAGTGTCGCGCCGAAGGTGGCGCAGGCCGACAATGTGCGCGCCGCGCTGGCGCTGGTGGCCACCGGCGAGGCGCCCATGGGCATCGTCTATGCCACCGACGCGGCGGCAGAACCCGATGTCACCGTGCTGGGCACCTTTCCCGAAGACAGCCACCCGCCCATCGTCTACCCGGCGGCCGTGCTTGCCGAGAGCGACAACCCCGTCGCGGCGGAGTTTCTCGATTACCTTCAGGGGCCGGTTGCGCGCGCCGCGTTTGAGCGGCAGGGTTTCACCGTCCTGACGGAGTAACCGCCCGCAATGTTTCAGCTCAGCCCGGAGGAATGGCAGGCCGTTGCGCTGTCGCTGCGCGTGGCGCTCTGGGCGACGCTGGCGGCGCTGCCCCTCGGCATCTTCATCGCCTTCGCGCTGGCGCGCTGGGAGTTTCCCGGCAAACAGCTCCTCAACGGGCTGGTGCATCTGCCGCTGATCCTGCCGCCGGTGGTCACCGGCTACATGCTGCTGCTGACCTTCGGCACGCGCGGCCCGATCGGCGCGCCGCTGAAGGAGATCGGCATCGTCTTCGCCTTTCGCTGGTCCGGCGCGGCGCTGGCGGCGGGGATCATGGCCTTTCCGCTCATGGTCCGCGCCATCCGCCTCTCGATCGAGGCGGTGGACCCCAAACTGGAACAGGCCGGCGCCACGCTCGGCGCCTCGCGGCTCTGGGTCTTTGCCACGGTGACGCTGCCGCTGATCCTGCCCGGCATCCTCGCCGGCGCCATCCTCGCCTTTGCCAAGGCCATGGGCGAATTCGGCGCCACCATCACCTTTGTCTCCAACATCCCCGGCCAGACCCAGACCCTGCCCTCGGCGATCTACGCCTTCCTCCAGGTGCCCGGCGGCGAGGCCTCGGCGCTGCGGCTGGTCGTCGTCTCGGTGGCCATCGCCATGACGGCGCTCATGCTGTCCGAGATCCTGTCGCGCAAGATCGCCAAACGGGTGGCCGGCACATGAGCCTCGACGTCGCCATCCGGCACAGCTTCGGTACCTTCTCGCTCGACATCGCCTTCGAGGCGCCGCCCGGGCTGACGGTGCTCTTCGGGCGCTCGGGCTCGGGCAAGACCACCATCATCAACGCGGTGGCCGGGCTCTTCCGCCCCGATGTCGGACGCATCGCCATCGGCGAGCGGGCGCTTTTCGACAGCGCGCAGCGGATCTGGCTGCCGCCGCACAAGCGCAGGCTCGGCTATATCTTTCAGGATGCCCGCCTCTTTCCGCATCTGACGGTGCGGCAAAACCTGCTCTACGGGCGCTGGTTCGCCCCGAAATCAGGCCCGCAGGAGCCGCTCGACAACGTGGTCGAGATGCTGGGCATCGGGCCGCTGCTGGCGCGCCGCCCCGGTGGCCTGTCGGGCGGCGAGCGGCAGCGCGTCGCCATCGGTCGCGCGCTGCTTGCCAATCCCCGCCTGATCCTCGCCGACGAGCCGCTGGCGGCGCTCGACGAGGCGCGCAAGGCAGAGATCCTGCCCTATTTCGAGCGACTGCGCGACGAGACCTCGGTGCCCATCCTCTATGTCAGCCACGCCCCCGCCGAGGTGGCGCGGCTCGCGACCTCGGTCGTGGCCCTCCAGAATGGCACCGTCGCGCGGCAGGGCCCGGCCACCGAAGTGCTGGGCGACCCTGCGGTCACGCCGCTGGGCGCCGGCGCGGCAGGCGCGGTGCTGGAGGCACGGGTCGCCGCGCATCACCCCGACGGTCTTAGCGAGCTTGCGGCGGGAGATCTGCGCCTGCTGGTCCCGCATGTGGAACGCGCGCCGGGCACGCCGCTGCGGGTGCATGTGGAGGCGCAGGACGTGATGCTCGCCACCCGGCGGCCCGAGGGGATCTCGGCGCTCAACGTGCTGCCGGCCACCGTCACCGCCCTGCGGCTGGGCGAAGGTCCGGGCGCGCTGGTGCAGCTCGACGCGGGCGGCAATGTGGTCCTCTCGCGGGTGACGCGCCGATCGGTGGCGGCGCTGGATCTGCGCGAGGGGCAGCAGCTTTACGCGGTGCTGAAAGCGGTCTCGGTTGCCAAGGACGGGATCGCCGGAACCGGCCCGGGCTAACCCCGCGCAACCCCGCCACCGGCAACAAGACGCCGCACTGCGGCATTCGGTCTTGCACGCGGAACCTGAAGAGCTTTCATTGCGTTAAGTCTCGTCACATTCCCGATACATCCTACCGCCATAAGGCGGGCGAGCGAAGAAGGAAGATGCCCGAATGCCGTCCTCTCCTGCCGGCACCGACGCCCGCCAGACCCTGCGAAGCCTGTTCCTCTCCGACCTGCATCTCGGGGCCCGCGCCAGCCGCCCGGCGCAGGTTCTGGAGTTCCTCCGCGACATCGAAGCCGAGACGATCTATCTCGTCGGCGACATCTTCGACATCTGGCATGGCGGCCGCATCCACTGGAGCGACAGCCACGAGGCGGTGCTCGCCGATCTTCGCGCCCGCGCGACCGATGGCGCACGGATCGTCTACCTGCCCGGCAACCACGATTCCGCCATGCGCGCGCCCGACGCCAGGGTCGAAGGCTGGGAGCTGCGCGAGGCCGTGGTCCACAAGGCCGCCGACGGGCGCCGCTATCTGGTGATGCATGGCGACCAGTGCGACCCGCGTTTCCTGCGCTGGCATTTCATGACTCGGCTCGGCAGCCGGCTCGACGCGATGCTGCGCCAGATCGACGACTGGCACCGCCGCAACGCCACGCTCGACCGCCACAGCCGCAGCCCGGCACAGCGGGTGATCGACCGCGCCAACCGCGTCATGGCCATGGGCGACCGGTTCGAGAACCGGCTGACCACACTGGCCCGCGCCGCAGGCGTGGCAGGCGTGATCTGCGGCCATTCGCACAAACCCGCACTGCGCCAGCGCGACGGCATCATGTACGCCAATTGCGGCGACTGGATCGACAGCCTGACCGCCCTCGGCGAAGATCGGCAGGGCCGCATGCGGCTGATCGAATACAGCCCCGAGCGCGCCCGCACCCCGGCACGCCCGCTGCCGCCGCAGCAGGCTCCCAACGAGGGCGGCGCGCTCGCCGGAGGCATCGCATGACCGAGTTTCTGCTGTTCTGCGCCCTTGCCGTACCGCTCGCCGCGCATCTGCTCAGCGCCGGCCTCACCGCGCGCCGTTACCACCGGCCGGCACCACCCAAGGCGGATGACAGCGCCCTGCCCTATATTTCGCTGGTGCGCCCGGTCTGCGGGCTCGACACGTTCGACGCCGAAACGCTGGCCTCCTCCTTCATGCAGGATTACCCGCGCTACGAGGTGATCTTTTGCGCGCCCTCGCAAAACGACCCCGCCGTGCCGCTGGTGCAGCGGCTCATCGCCGACAATCCGCAGATCGAGGCGACGCTGCTCTTCGGTGAGACGCCCATCAGCGGCAATCCCAAGCTCAACAATCTGCACAAAGGCTATCTCGCGGCGCGCAGCGAATGGGTCGCGATGACCGACAGCAACCTGCTCTTGCCGTGCGACTATCTGCGCACCCTCGTCGCAAGCTGGCGCGAGAATACCGGGCTCGTCTCCTCGCCGCCCGCCGGCATCCGGCCCGGCAATTTCTGGGGCGCGCTTGAATGCGCCTTCCTGAACAGCTCGCAGGGGCGCTGGCAGCTCGCGGCGGATTCGCTCGGCTTCGGCTTTGCCCAGGGCAAGACCCTGTTCTGGAACCGCAACGTGCTCGAAGCCGGCGGCGGCCTGCCGGCGCTGGGGCGCAACCTCGCCGAGGATGTCGCCTCGACCAAGCTGGTGCGCGATCAGGGCCGGTATGTGCGCCTGACGCCGAGGCTCTTTCCGCAGCCCATCGGCAAGCGCAGCGCCCGCGCCGTCTGGGACCGGCAGCTGCGCTGGAGCCGCGTGCGCCGCGACGGCTTTCCGATGATCTTCAGCGCCGAAATCGCTCAGGGCCCGCTGATCCCGCTGGCCGCCCTCGCTACGCTGGTGGCCATGGGCGCGCTGCCCGCATCCACGCTGATCGCGCTGCCGCTGGTCTGGTACGGTGCCGAACTGGCACTGGCCCGCAGCGCCGGCTGGCCCGCCTCCCCGCGCGATCTGATGGCGATGCTGCTGCGCGATCTCTTGCTTCCGGCGCTCTGGCTTGCCACATGGACAGGGCGCGGCTTTACATGGCGCGGAACGGATATGGCGCCCGAGTCCCCGGCGGGCCCGGCGGAGTAGCACTTGTTGGGATTGGAGACAGTTGCAGCCCTGATCGCCAAGAACGGGCTGGCCATCCTGGCGCCCATCGCGGTGCTGGAAGGCCCCATCGTGACGGTCATCGCCGCATGGCTCGCCAGCCGCGGGCTGCTCGATGTCTGGAGCGTCAGCATCGTGGTGATCCTCGCCGACATGGTGGGCGACATGGGGTTCTACGCGCTCGGGCGATGGGGGCTGCACAGGCTGCCCCTGCGCTGGCGCTACCGCATGGGGCTGAGCCGCGCGCGGCTCGCCCAGGTCGCCGGCCATTTCCAGAAAAATGGCAGCCGCACGCTGGTGATCGGCAAGCTCACCCATTCCGCCGGCGCCGCCGTGCTGGTGGCGGCGGGGCTCGCCAAGATGCCGATGTTCCGCTTCTTCTGGGTCAACCTGCTGGCCACCATCCCGAAAAGCCTGTTCTTCGTGGCGCTCGGCTATGCCTTCGGCGCGGCCTACAGCAAGATCGACGACTGGATCGCGCGGATCTCTTTGCTGCTGCTCGGCGTTCTGGTCATGGCCGGGATCGTCTGGCTGCTGAAAAGGACGACGCGCAAATGACCGACACGCCCCGGCTCTCCTGCATCATCCCCGCCTATAACGAGGCGCCCCGCATCGGCGCCGTTCTGGCGGCCGTGCTGGATCACCCGCTGATCTGCGAGGTGATCGTGGTCGATGACGGCTCCTCCGACGGCACCGCAGACTGTGCCGAGGCGCTGGCGACAGACGCGCCCACGCTGCGGGTGATCCGGCAGCCGCAGAACGGCGGCAAGAGCCGCGCCGTGGCCACCGGGATCGAGGCGGCGCGGGGCGAGCATCTGCTGCTGCTCGACAGCGATCTTCTGGGGCTCGACGCGGATCATCTGAGCGACCTCATCGCGCCGGTGCTAGAGCGCCGCGCCGATGCCGCGATCAGCCTGCGCCGCAATGCGCCGCTGCTCTGGCGCGCGCTGGGGATCGACTACATCTCGGGCGAACGGGTGATGCCGCGCGCGCTGCTCGCCGCCCATACCGGCACGCTGCGCGGCCTGCCCCGCTTCGGGCTGGAGGTGTTCATAAACCGGCTCTGGCTGAGCGACGGGCTGCGGCTGGCCATCGTGCGCTGGCCCGGCGTCGACAGCCCGCTCAAGCACACCAAGCGCGGCGGCTGGATCGACGGGCTGCGCGCCGATGCAGCCATGCTGCGCGACATCTTCCGCACGGTGCCGCCCGCAGAAACCCTGCGCCAGATCCTCGCGCTACGCGCCCGCCGGATCTGAATCGGACCGGCTGCCCCGGGTCATCGTCGCCACCAGCGCCGCCACCTCGTCCACCAGGCATTCCTGCGGAACGCCGACGAATCGCCCCTGAAGCGAAAGCTGCACCACCCCGTGCACGGCGGCAAAGGTGGTCTGCGCGCGCAGCCGAAGCGCCTCGGGATCGAGATCGGGACGCAGGGCGCCCAGCGGCGCGATGATCTCGGCGATCAGCACCGCATGGTCGTCGCGGTGCCAGTCGGGCATCGTCACGCCATCGGGCAACCGATGTTCGAACAGCGCCGACCAGAGCCGCTGGTTGTCGCAGGCAAAATCCACATAGGCCCGCGCCAGCGCCTGCAATTCGGTCGCGGCATCGGCGCCGTCGCGGCGCGCCGCATGCAACGCCGCGCCCAGCCGTGCCAGCGTGCGCGAGTTCACATGCAGCACCAGCATGTCGAGATCCTCGAAGGCATTATACAGCGCGCCCAGCGCGCAGCCCGCCTGCGCGGTCACCTCGCGCGCCTTCAGCCCGGCCAGCCCCTTCTCCAGGATCTGTGCCTCGGCGGCCTCGATCAGCCGGCGCTTCAGATCGGCGCGTTTCTCTTCCCGGGTCGTCGCCATACGGCCTCCAAATTACTTTGAACAGCGTTCAAAGTAACTCTTGAACGACGTTCATTCTTCTGGCATCAAGTCCATGAACACGGTTCATAGAGTTGGAGGCCCTGATGTTCAAGACATTGATCACCCTGGTCCGCGGCCAGAGCGCCGATACCGCCCAGGCAATCACCGATGCCAATGCGCTCACCATCCTGCGCCAGCAGCTGCGCGATGCCGCACATGGCGTGGAAAGCGCCAAACGCTCGGTGGCGGTGGTGATCGCCTATGGCGAGCGCGAGAAAAAGGCGCTGCACCGGATCGCCCAGCAGATCGAGGATCTGGAGGCGCGGGCGCTGGATGCGCTCGACAAGGGCCGCGAGGATCTGGCCACCGAAGCCGCCGCCGCCATCGCAGAGCTGGAGGCCGAGCGCGGCAATACCGAAAAGGCCATCGCCACCTACGATGCCGAAACCCGCCGGCTGCGCGAAGAAGTCAGCCTCGCCGAACAGCGCCTGCGCGTGCTTCAGCGCGGCAAGCAGCTGGCCGATGCCACGGCGAAATCACAGCGCGTGCGCGGCACCATGCCCGATGGCGTGATCAACAGCCTGCGCGAAGCCGAGGCGACACTCGAACGCCTGCAAGACCGGCAGGGCCTGTCCGAAGCGACCGCCGTTGCCATGGCCGATCTCTCCGCCACCGGCAGCGCCGAGGCCACCAGCGCAAGGCTGGCCGCCGCCGGATGCGGCGCACCGCTGCGTCCCGACGCCGCCGCCGTGCTCGACCGGCTCAAACAGACCCGCACCTGAACTCCTCCTTCCCCTTCCCGAAAACACAGGAACCAGACCGATGACCCAGTACACCCCGAAAGTCTCCAAAGCCTGGAACATCTTCACCTATGCAAACTTCTCCATCGCCGCTCTGATGATGGCCGGCGGCATCTATTCGCTCGAAGCCAGCTTTTCGGCCAAGGGCTATTATGCCATGGCCGCGCTGATGCTGGTCTATTCCACCGCTGCCATCACCAAAGCCTTGCGCGACAAGGAAGAATCGGACCGGATCTATAACAAGCTCGAAGATGCGCGCACCGAGCGCCTGCTTGCCGAAGTCAGCGGCGAAAACGAATGACCCTGTCCCGGGCGGCCCCGCGCCGCCCGCAGGCTGCCCGATAAGGAAAAGACCATGACCCGCCCGTTCCGTTTCCTCGCCCATCTGCTCTTTGCCCTGACAGTGCTTGCCGGCGCCGGCTGGAGCGGCATGGCGCTCTGGCTGCACCTTGAAGGGCCTGCCCGCATCGCGGCGCTCGCGGCTCTGGCGGTGGCGCTCTGCCTCGCCTTTGCCGCCCGGCTGCGCCAGAGGCGCCTCGGCTGGGCGGTGCTGGCCGCCTCGGCGCTGGCGGTGGCGGGCTGGTACATGACCATCACCCCGAGCCAGGACCGCGACTGGGCCGTCGATGTCTCGCGTGGGGTCAAGGCGCGGGTCGCCGGCGATCTCGTCACGCTCACCGATCTGCGCGATTTCGACTGGCGCAGCCCCGACGACGCCACCCATCGCTGGACCGAGCGCACCGTCGATCTCGCGCAGCTCGAAACCGTCGACATGATCACCTCTGTCTGGGACAACCCCGACATCGCCCATCTGCTGGTGAGCTTCGGCTTTGCGGATGGTGAGCATGTGGTGTTCTCGGTCGAGATCCGCCGCGAGGCCGACGAGGCCTTCAACGAGATCGGCGGGTTCTTCCGCCAGTTCGAGCTGGTGCTGATCGGCGCGACCGAGGAGGATATCGTCAAGCTGCGCACCAATTACCGCAAGGAGCAGGTCAGGCTCTTCCCGGTGGCGCTTTCGGCCGAGCACCGGCGGGCGCTGTTCATGGCCTATGTCGAGCTGGCACAGCAACTGGAGGCGCAGCCGCGTTTCTACAACACGCTGCTCGCCAATTGCACGACGGTGGTCTACGGGCTGGCGCAGGCGCTCAAGGCGGATCTGCCGATCGACCGCCGGCTGATCCTCTCGGCGCGGCTGCCGGAATATCTCGACTCGCTGGGCGTGCTCGGGGGAAATGGCAGCCTTGAGGAGCGCCGCGCCGCCGCCCTGATCACCGACAAGGCGCAGGCCGCCGGCGACGACGCGGATTATTCCGCCGCGATCCGCGCCGACTGAGCCCGCTCAGTCGAGCGTCCGGCGGAAGCGCATGAGGGCGGCCAGCGACAGCAGCAGCACAAAGAGCAGCAGCGCCGCCATCGACTGCGCCACGGTCTGCACATCCGCGCCCTTCAGCATGACCGAGCGGATGAGCCGCAGGAAATGGGTGAGCGGAAAGATCTCGCCCAGCGCCTGCGCCCAGCCCGGCATGCCGCGATAGGGGAACATGAAGCCCGAAAGCATCAGCGAGGGCAGAAAGAAGAAAAAGGTCAGCTGCATCGCCTGCATCTGCGTCCGCGCCACGGTCGAGATCAGATAGCCGAGGATCACCAGCGACAGCACGAAGACGAAGATCCCGATCAGGATCACCGACAGATGCCCGACCATCGGAATGCCGAAGATCGCCTTCGACGCCACCAGCACCACCACGACCTGCACCGCCCCCACGCCAAGATAGGGTACCACCTTGCCCAGCATGATCTCCAGCGGCGTGGCGGGCATCGACAGCAGGTTCTCCATCGTGCCGCGCTCGGTCTCGCGCGTGAGCGCCATGGCGGTCATCATCACCATGGTCAGTTGCAAGATCACCCCCAGCAGCCCCGGCACGATATTGTACTGCGTGATCCCTTCCGGGTTGTAGCGCTTGTGCACCACCACCGAGAGCGCCGGCCCGCTGCCCTGCGGCAGTCCCGCCTCGCGCTCCAGCGCCTCGGTCGCCACCGTGCCAAGGGTCG
The window above is part of the Salipiger abyssi genome. Proteins encoded here:
- a CDS encoding CDP-alcohol phosphatidyltransferase family protein is translated as MFDAKLLPLQRRLLHGPARALHRLGIGADAITLAGFACGLLAVLAGAFGLFGLALAGLAANRLADGLDGEVARLAGPTDRGAFLDIALDFVFYALFPVGFGLADPAANAVPALILVASFVGTGSSFLAFSVIAERRGIRAEAYPTKGIYYLGGLTEGGETIALFVVMCLFPGAFPALALVFAAACFVTTLTRWLAGWRLFG
- a CDS encoding winged helix-turn-helix domain-containing protein, which codes for MSQPPDPEIRLRLRILFGDSAMLGPGKADLLELIQQTGSIAAAGRAMSMSYKRAWSLVEEMNRAFRAPLVERTRGGSKGGGAHLSETGLQVLDHYRRFETAAATAGAEEIAALQSLLADIPDGK
- the modA gene encoding molybdate ABC transporter substrate-binding protein, translated to MSAVFPAPVLRGATAAIALTTLIAGAAQADDVTVFAAASMKNAMDEVAECYGEETGNNAVVSLAGSSSLARQIQAGAPADVFISANVGWMDTLEEEGLIDAESRTDLLGNAIVLIAHDAGATPVEIAPDLPLADMLGEDRLAMALVDAVPAGIYGKAALESLELWDSVAPKVAQADNVRAALALVATGEAPMGIVYATDAAAEPDVTVLGTFPEDSHPPIVYPAAVLAESDNPVAAEFLDYLQGPVARAAFERQGFTVLTE
- the modB gene encoding molybdate ABC transporter permease subunit; translated protein: MFQLSPEEWQAVALSLRVALWATLAALPLGIFIAFALARWEFPGKQLLNGLVHLPLILPPVVTGYMLLLTFGTRGPIGAPLKEIGIVFAFRWSGAALAAGIMAFPLMVRAIRLSIEAVDPKLEQAGATLGASRLWVFATVTLPLILPGILAGAILAFAKAMGEFGATITFVSNIPGQTQTLPSAIYAFLQVPGGEASALRLVVVSVAIAMTALMLSEILSRKIAKRVAGT
- the modC gene encoding molybdenum ABC transporter ATP-binding protein, translating into MSLDVAIRHSFGTFSLDIAFEAPPGLTVLFGRSGSGKTTIINAVAGLFRPDVGRIAIGERALFDSAQRIWLPPHKRRLGYIFQDARLFPHLTVRQNLLYGRWFAPKSGPQEPLDNVVEMLGIGPLLARRPGGLSGGERQRVAIGRALLANPRLILADEPLAALDEARKAEILPYFERLRDETSVPILYVSHAPAEVARLATSVVALQNGTVARQGPATEVLGDPAVTPLGAGAAGAVLEARVAAHHPDGLSELAAGDLRLLVPHVERAPGTPLRVHVEAQDVMLATRRPEGISALNVLPATVTALRLGEGPGALVQLDAGGNVVLSRVTRRSVAALDLREGQQLYAVLKAVSVAKDGIAGTGPG
- a CDS encoding UDP-2,3-diacylglucosamine diphosphatase, giving the protein MPSSPAGTDARQTLRSLFLSDLHLGARASRPAQVLEFLRDIEAETIYLVGDIFDIWHGGRIHWSDSHEAVLADLRARATDGARIVYLPGNHDSAMRAPDARVEGWELREAVVHKAADGRRYLVMHGDQCDPRFLRWHFMTRLGSRLDAMLRQIDDWHRRNATLDRHSRSPAQRVIDRANRVMAMGDRFENRLTTLARAAGVAGVICGHSHKPALRQRDGIMYANCGDWIDSLTALGEDRQGRMRLIEYSPERARTPARPLPPQQAPNEGGALAGGIA
- a CDS encoding ceramide glucosyltransferase — protein: MTEFLLFCALAVPLAAHLLSAGLTARRYHRPAPPKADDSALPYISLVRPVCGLDTFDAETLASSFMQDYPRYEVIFCAPSQNDPAVPLVQRLIADNPQIEATLLFGETPISGNPKLNNLHKGYLAARSEWVAMTDSNLLLPCDYLRTLVASWRENTGLVSSPPAGIRPGNFWGALECAFLNSSQGRWQLAADSLGFGFAQGKTLFWNRNVLEAGGGLPALGRNLAEDVASTKLVRDQGRYVRLTPRLFPQPIGKRSARAVWDRQLRWSRVRRDGFPMIFSAEIAQGPLIPLAALATLVAMGALPASTLIALPLVWYGAELALARSAGWPASPRDLMAMLLRDLLLPALWLATWTGRGFTWRGTDMAPESPAGPAE
- a CDS encoding DedA family protein, which codes for MLGLETVAALIAKNGLAILAPIAVLEGPIVTVIAAWLASRGLLDVWSVSIVVILADMVGDMGFYALGRWGLHRLPLRWRYRMGLSRARLAQVAGHFQKNGSRTLVIGKLTHSAGAAVLVAAGLAKMPMFRFFWVNLLATIPKSLFFVALGYAFGAAYSKIDDWIARISLLLLGVLVMAGIVWLLKRTTRK
- a CDS encoding glycosyltransferase family 2 protein, encoding MTDTPRLSCIIPAYNEAPRIGAVLAAVLDHPLICEVIVVDDGSSDGTADCAEALATDAPTLRVIRQPQNGGKSRAVATGIEAARGEHLLLLDSDLLGLDADHLSDLIAPVLERRADAAISLRRNAPLLWRALGIDYISGERVMPRALLAAHTGTLRGLPRFGLEVFINRLWLSDGLRLAIVRWPGVDSPLKHTKRGGWIDGLRADAAMLRDIFRTVPPAETLRQILALRARRI
- a CDS encoding TetR/AcrR family transcriptional regulator: MATTREEKRADLKRRLIEAAEAQILEKGLAGLKAREVTAQAGCALGALYNAFEDLDMLVLHVNSRTLARLGAALHAARRDGADAATELQALARAYVDFACDNQRLWSALFEHRLPDGVTMPDWHRDDHAVLIAEIIAPLGALRPDLDPEALRLRAQTTFAAVHGVVQLSLQGRFVGVPQECLVDEVAALVATMTRGSRSDSDPAGA
- a CDS encoding PspA/IM30 family protein; this translates as MFKTLITLVRGQSADTAQAITDANALTILRQQLRDAAHGVESAKRSVAVVIAYGEREKKALHRIAQQIEDLEARALDALDKGREDLATEAAAAIAELEAERGNTEKAIATYDAETRRLREEVSLAEQRLRVLQRGKQLADATAKSQRVRGTMPDGVINSLREAEATLERLQDRQGLSEATAVAMADLSATGSAEATSARLAAAGCGAPLRPDAAAVLDRLKQTRT
- a CDS encoding YiaA/YiaB family inner membrane protein, which encodes MTQYTPKVSKAWNIFTYANFSIAALMMAGGIYSLEASFSAKGYYAMAALMLVYSTAAITKALRDKEESDRIYNKLEDARTERLLAEVSGENE
- a CDS encoding Lnb N-terminal periplasmic domain-containing protein, whose product is MTRPFRFLAHLLFALTVLAGAGWSGMALWLHLEGPARIAALAALAVALCLAFAARLRQRRLGWAVLAASALAVAGWYMTITPSQDRDWAVDVSRGVKARVAGDLVTLTDLRDFDWRSPDDATHRWTERTVDLAQLETVDMITSVWDNPDIAHLLVSFGFADGEHVVFSVEIRREADEAFNEIGGFFRQFELVLIGATEEDIVKLRTNYRKEQVRLFPVALSAEHRRALFMAYVELAQQLEAQPRFYNTLLANCTTVVYGLAQALKADLPIDRRLILSARLPEYLDSLGVLGGNGSLEERRAAALITDKAQAAGDDADYSAAIRAD
- a CDS encoding ABC transporter permease, with product MTRVLSLARLWALLVKETIQMRRDRLTFAMMIGIPLVQLMLFGFAINNDPKELPAALVAPTQDRFTRAMVSALELTGYYRFIAPGATAAEAEEMITRGDVVFVVTVPSDFGRRVERGDDPSILIEADATDPAAASGAISTLGTVATEALEREAGLPQGSGPALSVVVHKRYNPEGITQYNIVPGLLGVILQLTMVMMTAMALTRETERGTMENLLSMPATPLEIMLGKVVPYLGVGAVQVVVVLVASKAIFGIPMVGHLSVILIGIFVFVLSLVILGYLISTVARTQMQAMQLTFFFFLPSLMLSGFMFPYRGMPGWAQALGEIFPLTHFLRLIRSVMLKGADVQTVAQSMAALLLFVLLLSLAALMRFRRTLD